In Thermodesulfobacteriota bacterium, the following are encoded in one genomic region:
- a CDS encoding PilT/PilU family type 4a pilus ATPase, translating into MQPADVAHIITLMLDARDNVSDLNLTVNKPLQTTSAGRLFPVANDFGLTSLTPFQTEQFALALIHHNRRLTADLLSTGSCDLSHELPGRSRFRVNIFSQRGSYSIVMRMLSNKIPSIDGLSLPEAFHSIAKEKNGIVLFTGATGSGKTTSLAAILREINLAEAVHIITLEDPVEFAHPHEKATFNQRELGIDFDSFASGLRAALRQAPNVILVGEMRDRETVEIALSAAETGHLVLSTLHTVDAGHTINRILGMFSIEEERQIRIRLAEAVRWIVCQRLLPRIGGGRVAVFEIMSNTMRVKESILSGESEGKTFYEIIDAGDAFQMRTFDKNILQCYQDGQVTEETAVAYASRRNVVLRGLDQIKSARGERTSEIEGLAMDQDYGQAVTGRPRRR; encoded by the coding sequence CTGCAGCCCGCCGACGTTGCCCATATCATCACCCTCATGTTGGACGCCCGGGACAATGTCTCGGACCTCAACCTCACGGTCAACAAGCCCCTGCAGACCACCTCGGCCGGCCGTCTCTTCCCGGTGGCCAACGACTTCGGCCTGACCAGCCTCACCCCGTTCCAGACCGAGCAGTTCGCCCTGGCCCTCATCCATCACAACCGGCGCCTTACTGCCGACCTCCTCAGTACCGGCTCCTGTGACCTTTCCCACGAGCTGCCCGGCCGCTCCCGCTTCCGGGTCAACATCTTCTCCCAGCGGGGCTCGTATTCCATCGTCATGCGGATGCTCTCCAACAAGATCCCGAGCATCGACGGCTTGAGCCTGCCCGAGGCCTTCCACTCCATTGCCAAGGAGAAGAACGGCATCGTGCTGTTCACCGGTGCCACCGGCAGCGGCAAGACCACCAGCCTGGCCGCCATCCTCCGGGAGATCAACCTGGCGGAGGCGGTGCACATCATCACCCTGGAGGACCCGGTGGAGTTCGCCCATCCCCACGAGAAGGCGACCTTCAACCAGCGGGAGCTGGGCATCGACTTCGACTCCTTTGCCAGCGGCCTCCGGGCCGCCCTGCGCCAGGCCCCCAACGTCATCCTGGTGGGCGAGATGCGGGACCGGGAGACGGTGGAGATCGCCCTGTCCGCAGCGGAGACCGGCCACCTGGTGCTGTCCACCTTGCATACAGTGGACGCCGGACACACCATCAACCGTATTCTGGGCATGTTCTCCATCGAGGAGGAGCGCCAGATTCGCATCCGCCTCGCCGAGGCGGTGCGGTGGATCGTCTGCCAGCGTCTGCTGCCCAGGATCGGCGGTGGCCGGGTGGCGGTGTTCGAGATCATGAGCAACACCATGCGGGTCAAGGAGTCGATCCTCTCCGGCGAGTCGGAGGGCAAGACCTTCTACGAGATCATCGACGCCGGCGACGCCTTCCAGATGCGCACCTTCGACAAGAACATCCTGCAGTGCTACCAGGACGGGCAGGTCACCGAGGAGACCGCGGTGGCCTATGCCTCCCGCCGCAATGTTGTCCTGCGGGGCCTGGACCAGATCAAGAGCGCCCGGGGCGAGCGGACCTCGGAGATCGAGGGCCTGGCCATGGATCAGGACTACGGCCAGGCGGTCACTGGCCGTCCCCGCCGG